The genomic window CAGGGCAGGCGTCACGCGCCGGCGCGGTCGCTGCGGGAACGCGGCCACGACGCCGATGGTGGGCATCCGCAGCGACACCCCGCGCAGCGCGGGTACGGCCCGGCCATGGCGCACCGCCAGATCCCGAATCTCCCGCACGGGTTACGGCCTCGCGTCCTGCGCGAAATGCCACCGCAGCTCCCGCTTGAGCACCTTCATGCTCGGCCCGAGCGGGAACTGGTCGACGAACTCCACCCGCCGCGGATACATGTGCCGGCCCAGATGCTCACGGGACCACTCGACGATCTCGTCGGCGGTCACCTCCGCCGCCGGGATGACCACCGCACACACCTCTTCGCCGTGCGTAGGGTGGGGCACGCCGATCACCGCCACCTGCGCGATGGCCGGGTGACGTAGCAGCGCCTCCTCGACCTCCCGCGGGTACACGTTGAACCCGCCCCGGATGATGAGGTCCTTCTTCCGGTCGACGATCGTGACGAATCCGGCCTCGTCCCGCATGCCGAGGTCACCCGTACGGAGCCAGCCGTCCACGATCGCCTCCGCGGTCGCCCGTGGCTGGCCGAGGTAGCCGGCGAAGACGTTGTGGCCGCGGATGACGATCTCGCCGATCTCCCCCGGCGGGAGCAGCTCCACCCGGCCCTCCAGGTCGGCCCGGGCCACCTCGACGTCGACGCCCCAGACGGGACAGCCGACGGTGCCGGGACGCGCGCCGAAGGTGGGCTGGTTCGTGGTCGCCACGGGGGAGGTCTCGGACAGCCCGTAACCCTCGTAGACGGTCGTCGCGAACATCTCCGCGACCTCCTCAAGCAGACTGACCGGCAGCGACGCGCCGCCGGAGACGCACAGCCGCAACGACGGGCGCGGGGCGCCCCTGCGGGCCGCGTCGACCAGCGCGATGTACATCGTCGGCACACCGAGGAACGCCGTCACGGCCTGCGCGACCATCAGCTCCAACGCCTGGGTCGGATCGAAGCGCGGCTGGAGCACCAGCGTGGCGGCGGCGCGGAACGTGGTGTTCATCGCGGCGGTCTGCCCGAAGCTGTGGAACAGCGGCAGGCAGCCGAGGATCACGTCATCGCCGCGCACCCCGAGGTCGTCGAAGGCGTTGACGGTGGCGTTCATCGTCAGGTTGAGGTGGGTCAGGATCGCCCCCTTCGGCCGGCCCGTGGTGCCGCTGGTGTAGAGCACGACGGCCGCGTCGTCCGGCGCGGTCGGCACCAGCCCGGGTGTCGGCGCCAGGCGAGCGGCCGCCGCGACCAGCGAATCTGGATCGGCCGGGTCCAGCGGGACCGCCGGTATCCCGGCCAGCTCGGCCGCCTTCGCGGCCGTCGCCGGGTCGCCGACCCCGTGCACCACGACCCGGGCCTCGCTGTCGCGCAGGACGAACGCCACCTCCTCGGCGG from Micromonospora kangleipakensis includes these protein-coding regions:
- a CDS encoding long-chain-fatty-acid--CoA ligase; protein product: MAQLSLASVLAESARRRPQHPAIVCGDERVTYAELWTQARGYAAALAERGVRPGDRVALMAGNVPDFPRAYYAILSLGAVVVPIHLLLTAEEVAFVLRDSEARVVVHGVGDPATAAKAAELAGIPAVPLDPADPDSLVAAAARLAPTPGLVPTAPDDAAVVLYTSGTTGRPKGAILTHLNLTMNATVNAFDDLGVRGDDVILGCLPLFHSFGQTAAMNTTFRAAATLVLQPRFDPTQALELMVAQAVTAFLGVPTMYIALVDAARRGAPRPSLRLCVSGGASLPVSLLEEVAEMFATTVYEGYGLSETSPVATTNQPTFGARPGTVGCPVWGVDVEVARADLEGRVELLPPGEIGEIVIRGHNVFAGYLGQPRATAEAIVDGWLRTGDLGMRDEAGFVTIVDRKKDLIIRGGFNVYPREVEEALLRHPAIAQVAVIGVPHPTHGEEVCAVVIPAAEVTADEIVEWSREHLGRHMYPRRVEFVDQFPLGPSMKVLKRELRWHFAQDARP